One stretch of Caloenas nicobarica isolate bCalNic1 chromosome 2, bCalNic1.hap1, whole genome shotgun sequence DNA includes these proteins:
- the OTUD6B gene encoding deubiquitinase OTUD6B isoform X1 yields MEASGDEEPGAEGPLQRVVKRQRKEKRELQAKIQGMKNAVPKNDKKRRKQLAEEVAKLEAELEQKHKEELKQLKEASPEQNKTDSIADGVANLELDGAEQQIQQPRISKAQKRREKKAALEKEREERIAEAEIENLTGARHLESQKLASLLAARHLEIKQIPSDGHCMYRAIEDQLRDHQNSWTVATLRNQTAKYMQSHFDDFLPFLTNPNTGNMYSREEFEKYCDDIANTAAWGGQLELRALSHILQTPIEVVQMDSPPIIVGEEYLSKPIILVYMRHAYGLGEHYNSVKLLTETATENGS; encoded by the exons ATGGAGGCCTCCGGGGACGAGGAGCCGGGGGCCGAGGGGCCGCTGCAGCGGGTGGTGAAGCGGCAGCGCAAGGAGAAGCGGGAGctccagg CAAAAATTCAAGGCATGAAAAATGCAGTTCCCAAGAATGATAAAAAGAGACGAAAACAGCTAGCTGAGGAAGTTGCCAAACTAGAGGCAGAACTTGAACAGAAGCACAAGGAGGAATTAAAGCAGCTGAAGGAAGCTTCACCTGAGCAGAATAAG acAGATTCTATAGCTGATGGGGTTGCAAATTTAGAGCTTGATGGAGCAGAGCAACAGATTCAGCAGCCTCGAATATCAAAAGCACAGAAGAGGCGG gaaaaaaaagctgccttggagaaagaaagagaagaaaggataGCTGAAGCTGAGATAGAAAATTTAACGGGTGCAAGACATCTTGAAAGTCAGAAACTTGCCTCCCTGTTGGCAGCAAGACACTTGGAGATCAAACAGATCCCTTCAGATGGCCATTGCATGTACAGAGCGATTGAAGATCAGCTCAGGGATCACCAAAATTCCTGGACTGTTGCAACTCTGAGGAACCAAACAGCAAAGTACATGCAAAGTCACTTTGACGACTTCCTGCCATTTCTTACAAACCCTAATACTGGAAACATGTATAGTAGAG AggaatttgaaaaatactgtgatGATATAGCAAATACAGCTGCATGGGGTGGTCAGCTGGAA CTAAGGGCTTTGTCACACATTTTGCAAACGCCTATTGAAGTAGTGCAGATGGATTCCCCTCCCATTATTGTTGGTGAAGAATATTTGAGCAAACCAATAATACTTGT gtatATGAGACATGCCTATGGATTAGGAGAACATTACAATTCTGTAAAACTTCTGACAGAAACTGCTACAGAAAATGGCAGCTAG
- the OTUD6B gene encoding deubiquitinase OTUD6B isoform X2, with product MKNAVPKNDKKRRKQLAEEVAKLEAELEQKHKEELKQLKEASPEQNKTDSIADGVANLELDGAEQQIQQPRISKAQKRREKKAALEKEREERIAEAEIENLTGARHLESQKLASLLAARHLEIKQIPSDGHCMYRAIEDQLRDHQNSWTVATLRNQTAKYMQSHFDDFLPFLTNPNTGNMYSREEFEKYCDDIANTAAWGGQLELRALSHILQTPIEVVQMDSPPIIVGEEYLSKPIILVYMRHAYGLGEHYNSVKLLTETATENGS from the exons ATGAAAAATGCAGTTCCCAAGAATGATAAAAAGAGACGAAAACAGCTAGCTGAGGAAGTTGCCAAACTAGAGGCAGAACTTGAACAGAAGCACAAGGAGGAATTAAAGCAGCTGAAGGAAGCTTCACCTGAGCAGAATAAG acAGATTCTATAGCTGATGGGGTTGCAAATTTAGAGCTTGATGGAGCAGAGCAACAGATTCAGCAGCCTCGAATATCAAAAGCACAGAAGAGGCGG gaaaaaaaagctgccttggagaaagaaagagaagaaaggataGCTGAAGCTGAGATAGAAAATTTAACGGGTGCAAGACATCTTGAAAGTCAGAAACTTGCCTCCCTGTTGGCAGCAAGACACTTGGAGATCAAACAGATCCCTTCAGATGGCCATTGCATGTACAGAGCGATTGAAGATCAGCTCAGGGATCACCAAAATTCCTGGACTGTTGCAACTCTGAGGAACCAAACAGCAAAGTACATGCAAAGTCACTTTGACGACTTCCTGCCATTTCTTACAAACCCTAATACTGGAAACATGTATAGTAGAG AggaatttgaaaaatactgtgatGATATAGCAAATACAGCTGCATGGGGTGGTCAGCTGGAA CTAAGGGCTTTGTCACACATTTTGCAAACGCCTATTGAAGTAGTGCAGATGGATTCCCCTCCCATTATTGTTGGTGAAGAATATTTGAGCAAACCAATAATACTTGT gtatATGAGACATGCCTATGGATTAGGAGAACATTACAATTCTGTAAAACTTCTGACAGAAACTGCTACAGAAAATGGCAGCTAG
- the OTUD6B gene encoding deubiquitinase OTUD6B isoform X3, with protein MEASGDEEPGAEGPLQRVVKRQRKEKRELQDSIADGVANLELDGAEQQIQQPRISKAQKRREKKAALEKEREERIAEAEIENLTGARHLESQKLASLLAARHLEIKQIPSDGHCMYRAIEDQLRDHQNSWTVATLRNQTAKYMQSHFDDFLPFLTNPNTGNMYSREEFEKYCDDIANTAAWGGQLELRALSHILQTPIEVVQMDSPPIIVGEEYLSKPIILVYMRHAYGLGEHYNSVKLLTETATENGS; from the exons ATGGAGGCCTCCGGGGACGAGGAGCCGGGGGCCGAGGGGCCGCTGCAGCGGGTGGTGAAGCGGCAGCGCAAGGAGAAGCGGGAGctccagg ATTCTATAGCTGATGGGGTTGCAAATTTAGAGCTTGATGGAGCAGAGCAACAGATTCAGCAGCCTCGAATATCAAAAGCACAGAAGAGGCGG gaaaaaaaagctgccttggagaaagaaagagaagaaaggataGCTGAAGCTGAGATAGAAAATTTAACGGGTGCAAGACATCTTGAAAGTCAGAAACTTGCCTCCCTGTTGGCAGCAAGACACTTGGAGATCAAACAGATCCCTTCAGATGGCCATTGCATGTACAGAGCGATTGAAGATCAGCTCAGGGATCACCAAAATTCCTGGACTGTTGCAACTCTGAGGAACCAAACAGCAAAGTACATGCAAAGTCACTTTGACGACTTCCTGCCATTTCTTACAAACCCTAATACTGGAAACATGTATAGTAGAG AggaatttgaaaaatactgtgatGATATAGCAAATACAGCTGCATGGGGTGGTCAGCTGGAA CTAAGGGCTTTGTCACACATTTTGCAAACGCCTATTGAAGTAGTGCAGATGGATTCCCCTCCCATTATTGTTGGTGAAGAATATTTGAGCAAACCAATAATACTTGT gtatATGAGACATGCCTATGGATTAGGAGAACATTACAATTCTGTAAAACTTCTGACAGAAACTGCTACAGAAAATGGCAGCTAG